In a single window of the Arthrobacter sp. StoSoilA2 genome:
- a CDS encoding D-2-hydroxyacid dehydrogenase → MMNTMTTDELTIAIAVPLEAEHVERIRAVDPSVTVLYEPDLLPPERYPADHSGDPDFKRTPEQEERYWAMLNRAQVLYGFPNESPAGLARIARSNPHLQWIHAMAAGAGGAVKASGLDTETLRKFRVTTSAGVHALPLAEFSAFGILNGFKRSAEMAQDQAAKAWPQLRTPTKLVNGSKVVIAGLGEIGMETARIARALGMKVSGTKRNVEAIEGIDEVTNNDGLAGLVADADAVVNTLPGTPYTEKLFSTDIFSAMKPGSVFVNVGRGTVVDEDALLEALNSGQVAYACLDVFAVEPLPQDSPLWNHPKVLVSPHTSALSSAENRLIAERFCSNLRTFLDGGDLPHLVDPVHFY, encoded by the coding sequence ATGATGAACACTATGACGACTGATGAACTTACCATCGCGATCGCTGTACCGCTCGAAGCTGAGCATGTGGAGCGTATCCGCGCCGTAGATCCTTCCGTAACTGTTCTGTACGAACCCGACCTTCTTCCACCCGAGCGCTACCCTGCCGACCACAGCGGCGACCCGGACTTCAAGCGGACGCCGGAGCAGGAAGAACGCTACTGGGCCATGCTCAACCGGGCCCAGGTCCTGTACGGCTTCCCCAACGAAAGCCCGGCCGGCCTTGCCCGGATTGCCCGAAGCAATCCCCACCTTCAATGGATTCACGCCATGGCCGCCGGGGCCGGCGGAGCCGTCAAGGCTTCCGGACTGGATACCGAGACGCTTCGAAAATTCCGCGTCACTACTTCAGCCGGAGTCCACGCGTTGCCACTCGCGGAATTCTCCGCCTTTGGCATCCTCAACGGCTTCAAGCGCAGCGCCGAAATGGCCCAGGACCAAGCGGCCAAGGCTTGGCCCCAGTTGCGGACACCCACCAAGTTGGTCAACGGATCCAAGGTAGTCATTGCAGGGCTTGGCGAGATCGGCATGGAAACGGCACGTATCGCCCGCGCTCTGGGCATGAAGGTCAGCGGCACCAAACGCAACGTGGAGGCCATTGAGGGCATCGACGAAGTCACCAACAATGACGGCCTCGCGGGCCTCGTTGCCGACGCCGACGCCGTAGTGAACACACTTCCCGGCACTCCCTACACAGAGAAGCTGTTCAGCACTGACATCTTCTCCGCAATGAAGCCGGGCAGCGTGTTCGTGAACGTCGGCCGCGGCACAGTCGTGGACGAGGACGCCCTTCTTGAGGCCCTCAACAGTGGTCAGGTTGCCTATGCCTGCCTGGACGTCTTTGCCGTCGAGCCGCTACCGCAGGACAGCCCCCTGTGGAACCACCCCAAGGTGCTGGTATCACCGCACACGTCTGCACTGAGCTCTGCCGAAAACCGCCTTATCGCAGAGCGTTTTTGCAGCAACCTCCGTACATTCCTGGACGGTGGCGACCTTCCCCACCTGGTGGATCCGGTCCACTTCTACTAA
- a CDS encoding MFS transporter has translation MLVTTRTDAKLAAKADDAVVEPEQLRRATLASSVGSALEYYDFYIYGLASALIFGPLFFKPLGESGALIASFATYGVGFAARPFGGIFFGFIGDRFGRKMVLLLTIGMMGLASFAIGLLPTFEQAGMLGAVLLVTLRIIQGLGAGAEQAGATTLISEVAPPKRRGYFASLPFVGIQLGTLLGAGTFALLQLADKAAFESWLWRVPFLASFVLIIVAVFIRLRLKETPVFQELEKHKNVVKNPVGQLWKHSRRNVLVGIGLRMGENGNSSIYSALLISFMSVKEGVFPGDKFIGPVGLLIAAGFAAVMVVTFGALSDRFGRVRVYRYGALFQAIFAIPAFYLVTLGNVTLVWAVMVVGIALGVQSMLGPQCPLLPELFGSQYRFTGVALSREISAVLAGGLVPLLGAILLAATHNSWVVLAVYSLVLALISFITTFFTPETAGRDLLALEDAK, from the coding sequence GTGCTTGTGACAACTCGTACTGATGCAAAGCTCGCAGCTAAGGCTGACGATGCAGTGGTTGAGCCGGAACAGCTTCGCAGGGCGACGCTGGCCAGCTCCGTGGGTTCTGCCCTGGAGTACTACGATTTCTACATTTATGGCCTGGCCTCGGCCTTGATCTTTGGGCCTTTGTTCTTCAAGCCTTTGGGTGAGAGCGGGGCTTTGATCGCATCCTTTGCCACCTATGGCGTGGGATTTGCGGCCAGACCGTTCGGCGGTATTTTCTTCGGATTCATCGGAGACAGGTTTGGCCGCAAAATGGTCCTCTTGCTGACAATCGGCATGATGGGACTCGCAAGCTTTGCCATCGGCCTGCTCCCCACCTTCGAGCAGGCCGGAATGCTCGGTGCTGTACTCCTGGTGACATTGCGAATCATCCAGGGTTTGGGGGCCGGAGCGGAACAGGCCGGAGCCACAACCCTGATATCGGAAGTGGCGCCGCCGAAGCGCCGGGGGTACTTCGCGTCGCTGCCGTTCGTTGGCATTCAGCTCGGCACGCTCCTGGGCGCCGGAACTTTCGCGCTGTTGCAGTTGGCGGACAAGGCTGCTTTCGAGTCGTGGCTCTGGAGGGTGCCATTTCTTGCCAGCTTTGTCCTGATCATTGTTGCTGTCTTCATTCGCCTGAGGTTGAAGGAAACTCCGGTATTTCAGGAACTGGAGAAGCACAAGAATGTGGTCAAGAACCCTGTGGGTCAACTTTGGAAGCATTCCAGAAGGAACGTGCTGGTGGGTATAGGCCTCCGTATGGGAGAGAACGGCAATTCATCCATCTATTCGGCCCTGCTGATCTCCTTCATGTCGGTCAAGGAAGGTGTCTTCCCTGGGGACAAATTCATTGGCCCTGTGGGGCTTCTGATTGCCGCTGGATTCGCAGCCGTCATGGTGGTGACGTTCGGAGCACTGTCTGACCGCTTTGGCCGCGTCCGGGTTTACCGTTATGGTGCGTTGTTCCAGGCGATATTTGCCATCCCGGCCTTCTATCTGGTGACTCTCGGAAACGTGACCCTCGTGTGGGCAGTCATGGTGGTTGGTATAGCGCTGGGTGTCCAGTCCATGCTGGGCCCGCAGTGCCCGCTGCTACCTGAACTGTTTGGTTCCCAGTACCGCTTCACCGGAGTTGCGCTCAGCCGGGAAATTTCTGCAGTGCTGGCAGGCGGCCTTGTGCCCCTGCTCGGCGCCATTCTCCTGGCGGCCACCCATAACTCCTGGGTTGTTCTCGCGGTCTACTCGCTCGTTTTGGCCTTGATTTCGTTCATCACGACATTCTTTACGCCTGAAACAGCAGGACGGGACCTTCTTGCCCTTGAGGACGCGAAGTAG
- a CDS encoding IclR family transcriptional regulator, producing MADSRITRSEGLGASSPAPAVTRAAAVLEALAESPSGRLTLSDLSRELGIPKSSTSNLLLALEEARLITRQGADFGLGRKLVELGAAYLSRLDEVQEFYKYCEQAPTLSGETVRIAMLDGDHVIYLARYEGHPAVRLTSNIGDKMPVSLCSVGKALLAQLHDHDIDAMFPDGMELPVMTPNSLRTAEELKAQITTIRKQGFAFEDEESTVGVVCLAVPVPTHGAHGPSLGLSVTALKATYSEEQGALMVKELKELARSLGNPMG from the coding sequence ATGGCCGATTCCCGCATTACCCGCTCCGAAGGACTGGGCGCATCATCGCCAGCTCCCGCGGTGACCCGCGCAGCGGCCGTTCTGGAAGCATTGGCAGAATCGCCATCGGGCCGCCTCACCCTGAGTGATCTGTCCAGGGAGTTGGGAATCCCTAAATCTTCCACGTCCAATCTGCTGCTGGCACTGGAAGAAGCACGGCTTATTACCAGGCAGGGCGCGGACTTTGGCTTGGGGCGAAAGCTCGTGGAGCTGGGCGCAGCCTACTTGAGCCGTTTGGATGAAGTGCAGGAGTTCTACAAGTACTGTGAACAAGCACCTACCCTGTCTGGAGAAACTGTCCGCATCGCCATGTTGGACGGGGACCACGTCATATACCTGGCGCGCTATGAGGGTCATCCTGCAGTTCGGCTGACCTCGAACATCGGCGACAAAATGCCGGTCTCCCTTTGCAGCGTAGGAAAGGCGCTCCTGGCGCAATTGCATGACCACGACATCGATGCCATGTTCCCGGATGGCATGGAACTTCCGGTCATGACGCCGAACTCGCTGCGCACGGCCGAGGAACTGAAGGCTCAAATCACCACGATCCGCAAGCAGGGTTTTGCCTTCGAGGACGAAGAATCCACGGTAGGCGTGGTGTGCCTTGCCGTTCCCGTGCCCACCCATGGGGCGCATGGTCCCAGCCTGGGGCTTTCTGTTACTGCGCTGAAGGCTACTTATTCAGAGGAGCAGGGTGCGCTCATGGTCAAGGAACTCAAGGAGCTGGCCCGCTCCCTGGGGAATCCGATGGGTTGA
- a CDS encoding NAD-dependent protein deacetylase, giving the protein MNHVRLGVGMTGFASMEPATAATLGAGEEAALKEVLDILGGRRLAMLTGAGLSTDSGIPDYRGPGSAPRSPMTYQEFIGSAANRRRYWARNHIGWSHLRHADPNAGHAAVALMERRGLLTGLITQNVDRLHEDAGSTNVVDLHGRFDQVICLENGHVFSRKLLAAILEELNPGFVEAALEAGVVEMAPDADATVEDPGLIKSFVVAVCPVCGGTLKPDFVYFGENVPKTRVERAYSMVDAGEALLVAGSSLTVMSGLRFVRHAAKAGKPVVIINRGSTRGDEFAALKLEVGVSGALDYLARNLPDISAARDSIGVSPE; this is encoded by the coding sequence GTGAACCACGTGCGGCTCGGTGTTGGTATGACCGGCTTCGCCAGCATGGAACCGGCTACCGCTGCCACCTTGGGGGCCGGGGAAGAGGCGGCGTTGAAGGAGGTCCTGGACATTCTTGGGGGCAGGCGGCTGGCCATGCTCACCGGCGCCGGACTCAGCACCGATTCGGGTATTCCGGACTACCGGGGACCTGGATCAGCGCCACGGAGCCCCATGACGTATCAGGAATTCATCGGCAGTGCTGCCAATCGACGGCGGTATTGGGCCCGGAACCATATCGGCTGGTCCCACTTGCGGCATGCTGATCCAAATGCCGGCCACGCCGCCGTCGCCCTCATGGAACGGCGGGGCCTGCTGACCGGCCTCATCACCCAAAATGTCGACCGGCTCCACGAGGACGCCGGAAGCACCAACGTTGTGGATCTGCATGGGCGGTTCGATCAGGTGATCTGCCTTGAGAACGGACACGTTTTTTCCAGAAAGCTGCTCGCCGCAATTCTTGAGGAGCTGAATCCGGGGTTCGTAGAAGCCGCGCTCGAGGCAGGCGTGGTGGAGATGGCCCCGGACGCTGATGCCACCGTGGAAGATCCCGGGCTCATTAAGTCATTCGTGGTGGCAGTTTGTCCTGTCTGCGGCGGAACGCTGAAGCCTGACTTCGTCTACTTTGGCGAAAATGTTCCCAAAACCCGGGTCGAACGGGCGTATTCCATGGTGGACGCCGGCGAAGCTCTCCTGGTCGCCGGCTCCTCGCTCACCGTGATGAGTGGGTTGAGGTTCGTTCGCCATGCTGCGAAGGCAGGCAAACCTGTGGTCATCATCAACAGGGGATCCACGCGAGGTGACGAATTTGCCGCCCTGAAACTTGAGGTAGGAGTGAGCGGAGCATTGGATTATCTTGCGCGGAATTTGCCCGACATTTCTGCAGCGAGGGACTCGATTGGTGTTTCGCCCGAATGA
- a CDS encoding peroxiredoxin — MTEVQQAPAPALVPGIGEVAPDFELLNQYGEPVRLSDFRGRNVVVVFYPFAFSGICTGELCEIRDNIAAFEDSNATVLAISVDSKFALRAYAEQERYEFDLLADFWPHGAVAQAYGVFDTRSGMALRGTFIIDAEGLIRYVVVNPRGQARDLAGYRQALSELRVQQG, encoded by the coding sequence GTGACGGAAGTCCAGCAAGCGCCGGCCCCCGCACTTGTTCCCGGGATCGGAGAGGTGGCGCCGGACTTTGAACTGCTGAATCAATATGGCGAGCCGGTCCGTTTGTCGGATTTCAGGGGTCGCAACGTTGTGGTGGTGTTCTATCCGTTCGCTTTCTCTGGCATCTGCACGGGAGAACTGTGTGAGATTCGCGACAATATCGCTGCTTTCGAAGACTCGAACGCCACGGTCCTTGCGATCTCCGTAGACAGCAAATTTGCTTTGCGCGCATATGCGGAGCAGGAACGCTATGAGTTCGATCTTTTGGCTGATTTCTGGCCACATGGAGCTGTTGCGCAGGCTTACGGTGTCTTTGATACCCGCAGCGGGATGGCCCTTAGGGGAACGTTCATCATTGATGCCGAAGGATTGATCCGGTACGTGGTGGTCAATCCGCGGGGACAGGCCAGGGACCTCGCAGGCTACCGCCAGGCGCTCTCTGAATTGAGAGTGCAGCAGGGGTGA
- a CDS encoding DUF3052 domain-containing protein, which translates to MSEADAATSVNVAERLGFKDGDLIQERGYDDDVDFDLRDDIEDVTGSELLDEDDHDVVDAVICWWRDGDGDLVDALMDSLTTLKEGGVVWVLTPKSGRDNYVSPADIQDAAPTSGLHLTTSAGVSKDWSATRLVPKKNK; encoded by the coding sequence GTGAGCGAGGCCGACGCCGCCACATCGGTAAATGTGGCGGAAAGATTGGGTTTCAAAGACGGGGATCTGATTCAGGAACGCGGCTACGACGACGACGTCGATTTCGACTTGCGTGACGACATTGAAGATGTCACGGGCTCTGAGCTGTTGGATGAAGATGATCATGACGTCGTAGACGCTGTTATTTGCTGGTGGCGGGACGGCGATGGTGACCTGGTCGATGCTCTGATGGATTCGCTCACCACCTTGAAAGAGGGCGGCGTGGTGTGGGTTCTGACCCCCAAATCCGGCCGCGACAACTACGTCTCTCCCGCGGACATCCAGGACGCAGCGCCCACTTCGGGGCTGCACCTGACCACTTCTGCCGGGGTATCCAAGGACTGGAGCGCCACCCGTTTGGTGCCGAAGAAGAACAAGTGA
- the aceE gene encoding pyruvate dehydrogenase (acetyl-transferring), homodimeric type, translated as MHAPKGRLDVAAGEETSHILSGLTAQLPDRDPEETAEWIESLDALIAEQGTERAQYIMRSLLQRAGARSVGVPMVTTTDYVNTIPVDQEAEFPGNEEFERRYRAYMRWNAAVMVHRAQRADIGVGGHISTYAGAATLYEVGFNHFFRGKDHPSGGDQVFFQGHASPGMYARAFMEGRLSEEDLDGFRQEKSREGHALSSYPHPRLMPDFWEFPTVSMGIGPMNAIYQAQSNRYLHNRGIKDTSDQQVWAFLGDGEMDEPESRGLLQLAANENLDNLNFVINCNLQRLDGPVRGNGKIMQELEAFFRGAGWNVIKVVWGREWDSLLEADQDGALVKIMNETPDGDYQTYKAESGGFVRDHFFGKSPQTKDLVADLTDDQIWGLKRGGHDYRKVYAAYKAATEFKGKPTVILAKTVKGYGLGPHFEGRNATHQMKKLTMEDLKAFRDHLRIPISDDQLDADLYRPPYYHPGMDAPEIKYLMERRAELGGFVPERRRTHTPVTLPEAKSYEVAKRGSGKQQAATTMAFVRLLKDLMRDKNFGARFVPVVPDESRTFGMDAFFPTAKIYNPKGQNYLSVDRDLVLAYKESPAGQLIHPGINEAGAVAAFTAAGTAYATHGEPLVPIYVFYSMFGFQRTGDSFWAAADQMTRGFIIGATAGRTTLTGEGLQHADGHSPLLASTNPAVKTYDPAYGYEIGHIIRHGLEEMYGEDSTDRTGTGTASDKNVMYYLTVYNEPITQPAEPENLDINGLIKGIYRLAPAPENTTGNTNRPTANILASGVSVPWALEAARILAQDWGVAAEVWSVTSWNELRRDGLAAEEHAFLNPGQPARTPFITEQLAGTTGPVIAVSDYMKAVPDQIRQFIPNDFASLGADGFGFSDTRQAARRYFKNDTHSIVAKTLQLLAAKGEVEEGALEKAIDKYRLLDVNAGTTGGAGGDA; from the coding sequence ATGCATGCGCCTAAAGGAAGGTTGGACGTGGCTGCAGGAGAAGAGACCTCACACATCCTCAGCGGGTTGACTGCCCAGCTGCCTGATCGTGATCCGGAAGAGACCGCGGAGTGGATTGAGTCCCTTGATGCGTTGATCGCGGAGCAGGGCACGGAGCGTGCCCAGTACATTATGCGTTCGTTGTTGCAGCGTGCCGGTGCCCGGTCGGTGGGTGTGCCGATGGTGACGACCACTGATTATGTGAACACGATCCCGGTGGACCAGGAAGCAGAATTCCCGGGGAACGAGGAGTTCGAGCGCCGGTACCGTGCGTACATGCGCTGGAACGCCGCGGTCATGGTCCATCGTGCGCAGCGGGCCGATATCGGGGTGGGCGGGCATATTTCCACCTATGCCGGCGCGGCGACCCTGTACGAGGTCGGGTTCAACCATTTCTTCCGCGGCAAGGACCACCCCTCGGGCGGGGACCAGGTGTTCTTCCAGGGACACGCGTCCCCGGGCATGTACGCCAGGGCGTTCATGGAAGGCCGGCTCTCGGAGGAGGACCTGGACGGGTTCCGCCAGGAAAAGTCCCGGGAGGGCCATGCCCTGTCCTCGTACCCGCACCCGCGCCTGATGCCGGACTTCTGGGAATTCCCGACCGTGTCGATGGGTATCGGTCCGATGAACGCGATCTACCAGGCCCAGTCCAACCGGTACCTGCACAACCGCGGCATCAAGGACACCAGTGATCAGCAGGTCTGGGCGTTCCTGGGCGACGGGGAAATGGACGAGCCCGAATCCCGCGGCCTGCTCCAGCTCGCGGCGAACGAGAACCTGGACAACCTGAACTTCGTGATCAACTGCAACCTCCAGCGCCTGGACGGCCCCGTCCGCGGCAACGGGAAGATCATGCAGGAGTTGGAGGCGTTCTTCCGCGGTGCGGGCTGGAACGTGATCAAGGTCGTCTGGGGCCGGGAATGGGACTCGCTGCTGGAAGCGGACCAGGACGGGGCGTTGGTGAAAATCATGAACGAAACCCCCGATGGTGACTACCAGACCTACAAGGCCGAGTCCGGCGGGTTCGTCCGGGACCACTTCTTCGGCAAGTCCCCGCAGACCAAGGACCTGGTCGCTGACCTGACCGATGACCAGATCTGGGGCCTCAAACGCGGCGGGCACGATTACCGCAAGGTCTACGCCGCCTATAAGGCAGCGACCGAATTCAAGGGCAAACCCACCGTGATCCTGGCCAAAACCGTCAAGGGCTACGGCCTGGGCCCGCACTTCGAAGGCCGCAACGCCACCCACCAGATGAAAAAGCTGACCATGGAAGACCTCAAGGCCTTCCGTGACCACCTGCGCATCCCCATCAGCGATGACCAGCTCGACGCGGACCTCTACCGGCCCCCGTACTACCACCCCGGCATGGACGCCCCGGAAATCAAATACCTCATGGAACGCCGGGCAGAACTGGGCGGCTTCGTCCCCGAACGCCGCCGCACCCACACCCCCGTGACCCTGCCCGAAGCCAAATCCTACGAGGTCGCCAAACGCGGCTCCGGCAAACAACAAGCCGCGACCACCATGGCCTTCGTCCGGCTCCTGAAAGACCTCATGCGGGACAAGAACTTCGGTGCCCGGTTCGTGCCCGTCGTCCCGGACGAATCACGCACCTTCGGCATGGACGCGTTCTTCCCGACCGCGAAAATCTACAACCCCAAGGGCCAGAACTACCTCTCCGTGGACCGGGACCTCGTCCTGGCCTACAAGGAATCCCCCGCCGGGCAACTGATCCACCCCGGCATCAACGAAGCCGGCGCCGTCGCAGCGTTCACCGCCGCCGGCACCGCGTACGCCACCCACGGCGAACCCCTGGTCCCGATCTACGTCTTCTACTCCATGTTCGGCTTCCAACGCACCGGAGATTCCTTCTGGGCCGCCGCGGACCAAATGACCCGCGGCTTCATCATCGGCGCCACCGCAGGACGAACCACCCTCACCGGCGAAGGACTCCAACACGCCGACGGGCACTCCCCCCTCCTGGCCTCCACCAACCCCGCCGTGAAAACCTACGACCCCGCCTACGGCTACGAAATCGGCCACATCATCCGCCACGGCCTCGAAGAAATGTACGGCGAGGACAGTACAGACCGCACCGGCACCGGCACAGCATCCGACAAAAACGTGATGTACTACCTCACCGTCTACAACGAACCCATCACCCAACCCGCCGAACCGGAAAACCTGGACATCAACGGGCTGATCAAGGGCATCTACCGCCTCGCCCCCGCCCCGGAAAACACCACCGGGAACACCAACCGGCCCACCGCGAACATCCTCGCCTCCGGCGTGTCCGTACCCTGGGCCCTGGAAGCCGCCCGGATCCTCGCCCAGGACTGGGGCGTCGCCGCCGAAGTCTGGTCCGTGACATCCTGGAACGAACTCCGACGCGACGGACTCGCCGCCGAAGAACACGCCTTCCTCAACCCCGGCCAACCCGCCCGCACCCCCTTCATCACCGAACAACTCGCCGGCACCACCGGACCCGTCATCGCCGTGTCCGACTACATGAAAGCCGTCCCCGACCAAATCCGCCAATTCATCCCCAACGACTTCGCCTCCCTCGGAGCAGACGGCTTCGGCTTCTCCGACACCCGCCAAGCCGCCCGCCGCTACTTCAAAAACGACACCCACTCCATCGTCGCCAAAACCCTCCAACTCCTCGCCGCCAAGGGAGAAGTCGAAGAAGGTGCCCTGGAAAAGGCGATCGATAAGTACCGGCTCCTGGATGTGAACGCCGGCACCACCGGCGGAGCAGGCGGCGACGCCTAA
- a CDS encoding PucR family transcriptional regulator gives MAEPSKITTKRKAATQALSPEKAETLRQLRANVGQLSTSTMRQLEKSLPWYSRLSSDERSALGLVAQNGIAAFVTWYERPSSPSWILTDVFGNAPTELTRSISLQKALQLIRIVVEVVEDQVPVIAPESDQPSLREAVLRYSREVAFAAADVYARAAESRGSWDTRLEALIVDAILRGENTDALRSRIAALGWKAQERFTVMVGNSPSEPSASYVSDLRRTAGRFAEDALVGIQGDRLILILGGVQDRDTAYLKLSELFAPGAVVYGPEAGSLLEASTSAQAAFAGLTAARAWPSAPRPVAADDLLPERVVSGDDAARRSLIKNIYRPLLAASNGLVETLGTYLELGHSLEATARELFVHANTVRYRLKRVCDVTGWDPLLPREAFVLQTALVVGRLSAQPKAAPERHASRSQN, from the coding sequence ATGGCAGAGCCCAGCAAAATCACTACAAAGCGCAAAGCAGCAACCCAGGCATTGTCGCCGGAAAAGGCGGAGACCCTGCGGCAGCTCCGTGCAAATGTGGGGCAATTGTCCACCAGCACCATGCGGCAGCTTGAGAAATCACTGCCTTGGTACAGTCGGCTGAGCTCTGATGAACGCTCCGCTTTGGGGCTCGTGGCCCAAAATGGCATTGCCGCTTTCGTGACCTGGTACGAGCGCCCCAGTTCGCCGTCGTGGATCCTGACCGACGTCTTCGGCAATGCACCCACGGAACTGACCCGCTCCATCAGCCTGCAGAAGGCCCTGCAGTTGATCCGGATCGTAGTGGAGGTCGTCGAGGACCAGGTTCCTGTGATCGCTCCTGAATCGGACCAGCCTTCGCTCCGCGAGGCGGTGCTCCGCTACTCCCGGGAAGTGGCGTTCGCGGCCGCGGATGTCTACGCCCGCGCGGCGGAATCACGGGGATCCTGGGATACCCGGCTTGAGGCGCTGATTGTGGACGCAATCCTGCGGGGCGAGAACACAGATGCATTGCGGTCAAGGATCGCCGCCCTGGGTTGGAAGGCGCAGGAGCGCTTCACCGTCATGGTGGGCAACTCGCCATCGGAGCCCAGCGCCAGCTACGTCAGCGATTTACGCCGGACTGCCGGCCGTTTCGCAGAAGACGCGCTCGTAGGAATCCAGGGTGACCGCCTCATCCTCATCCTCGGCGGGGTCCAGGACCGCGATACGGCGTACTTGAAGCTAAGTGAACTGTTTGCGCCGGGCGCCGTTGTGTACGGGCCCGAGGCCGGCTCGTTGCTGGAGGCTAGCACGTCCGCCCAGGCCGCCTTCGCCGGCCTTACCGCAGCCCGCGCCTGGCCCTCGGCGCCTCGACCTGTCGCAGCGGACGATCTCCTCCCGGAACGCGTTGTTTCCGGGGATGATGCGGCCCGGCGGTCCCTCATCAAGAATATTTACCGCCCGCTGCTGGCAGCCTCGAACGGCTTGGTGGAAACCTTGGGAACCTACCTCGAGCTGGGACATTCATTGGAGGCCACAGCGCGTGAATTGTTCGTCCATGCCAACACTGTGCGCTACCGTTTGAAGCGTGTCTGCGATGTGACAGGCTGGGATCCGCTCCTCCCAAGGGAAGCTTTCGTACTTCAAACTGCCCTGGTGGTGGGCCGGCTTTCGGCCCAGCCCAAAGCCGCCCCCGAGCGTCACGCATCGCGTTCACAGAACTGA
- a CDS encoding ACP S-malonyltransferase codes for MLAIVCPGQGSQTPGFLAPWLELPSVEGQLATLSEIAGIDLKAHGTTSDEETIKDTAVAQPLIVAAGLVAARSLFDVELNTLPVVLAGHSVGEITASALAGVLTEKEAMTFVRERANSMAAAAAVTPTGMSAVVGGDPAEVLAAIEASGATPANVNGAGQTVAAGTFEQLKALADNPPAKARVIPLKVAGAFHTSHMAPAVSALEALKPSLSPQDPTVPLLSNYDGKEVTAGTAAVDSMIAQVSRPVRWDQCMENLSARGVTGVIELAPAGTLAGLAKRGMPGVKTVAVKTPDDLSAALALFAELEGQA; via the coding sequence GTGCTTGCAATCGTCTGCCCTGGACAGGGCTCCCAGACCCCTGGATTTTTGGCCCCTTGGCTGGAACTCCCCTCCGTCGAAGGCCAATTGGCCACCCTGAGCGAGATCGCAGGCATCGACCTCAAGGCCCACGGAACGACGTCCGATGAAGAAACCATCAAAGACACCGCAGTGGCCCAACCCCTGATCGTGGCCGCGGGCTTGGTGGCAGCCAGGTCTTTGTTCGACGTCGAACTCAACACACTTCCCGTTGTGCTTGCAGGGCACTCCGTCGGTGAAATCACGGCTTCAGCCCTTGCCGGCGTCCTCACTGAGAAGGAAGCCATGACTTTCGTCCGCGAGCGGGCCAACAGTATGGCTGCCGCAGCAGCGGTAACCCCCACGGGCATGAGTGCAGTGGTCGGTGGTGACCCCGCGGAGGTCCTCGCCGCCATCGAGGCGTCGGGCGCCACTCCCGCCAATGTGAACGGAGCCGGCCAGACAGTGGCCGCAGGAACTTTCGAGCAGCTCAAGGCTTTGGCTGACAACCCGCCGGCCAAGGCACGCGTCATTCCCCTGAAGGTTGCCGGCGCCTTCCACACCTCGCACATGGCTCCCGCCGTCAGCGCGCTGGAAGCCCTCAAGCCTTCCTTGTCCCCGCAGGATCCGACGGTCCCCCTTCTGTCCAACTACGACGGCAAGGAAGTAACGGCGGGTACTGCCGCCGTCGACAGCATGATTGCACAAGTGTCCCGGCCCGTCCGATGGGACCAGTGCATGGAGAACCTCTCCGCCCGCGGAGTCACCGGTGTGATCGAACTCGCTCCCGCCGGGACCCTTGCTGGTTTGGCCAAGCGTGGAATGCCCGGAGTCAAGACAGTTGCTGTCAAAACCCCGGACGATTTGTCTGCGGCGCTGGCACTTTTCGCTGAACTGGAGGGACAGGCGTGA